The Novipirellula galeiformis genome contains a region encoding:
- a CDS encoding Zn-dependent hydrolase, producing the protein MLDGSNLKVNLERIKTDILTLAEIGQSSEDRGIYRMAFTDADMQAKQWLSQRITDAGLHYSSDGALNLSAELRGSTDQPRVLVGSHIDTVPCAGALDGTLGVIVGLECLRRMHEAGIEPQRTLELIAFSDEEGRFGGMFGSQSFAGMINPERLATMKDLDGVLLQDELRRHGHDPFAALEAARAPDSIACYLELHIEQGPVLDRSHIPIGIVDEITGLFTWSVWLRGEANHAGTTPMEMRNDAFMGLADFAHEVPRVLEENGSDRSRATIGKVQILPGAANTVPGLVEFSLDVRDTSEGVLEELSSAFRKALSAIARRRHLMFEFEQKSFITPVACDTNVVEALIKQTQQLGLDYQTMPSGAAHDAQIMGGIVPIGMIFVPSKNGQSHSPAEWTAWSDIEAGANVMLQTLRYLSQC; encoded by the coding sequence ATGCTCGACGGCTCAAACCTCAAAGTTAACCTAGAACGGATAAAAACGGACATTTTGACTTTGGCCGAAATTGGGCAAAGTAGCGAAGATCGCGGCATCTACCGGATGGCCTTTACCGATGCGGACATGCAGGCCAAGCAATGGCTTTCCCAGCGGATCACCGACGCGGGACTGCACTATAGCTCCGACGGAGCCCTCAATCTTTCCGCCGAATTACGTGGTTCGACTGACCAACCCCGCGTTTTAGTCGGCTCGCACATCGATACCGTTCCCTGTGCCGGTGCCCTCGATGGGACCCTCGGCGTCATCGTCGGGCTAGAGTGCCTGAGGCGGATGCACGAGGCGGGAATCGAACCCCAGCGCACCCTCGAATTGATTGCATTTAGCGATGAAGAGGGGCGATTTGGAGGGATGTTTGGTTCGCAATCGTTTGCGGGCATGATCAATCCCGAACGATTGGCCACGATGAAGGACCTCGACGGCGTGCTGCTTCAAGACGAATTGCGTCGGCACGGCCACGATCCCTTTGCCGCACTCGAAGCGGCACGGGCCCCCGATTCGATCGCCTGCTATCTCGAATTGCATATTGAACAAGGTCCGGTGCTCGATCGGTCTCACATCCCAATTGGGATCGTTGACGAGATCACGGGACTGTTCACCTGGTCGGTTTGGTTACGGGGCGAGGCCAATCATGCGGGCACGACACCGATGGAAATGCGAAACGACGCGTTCATGGGACTCGCCGACTTCGCCCATGAAGTCCCTCGCGTGTTGGAAGAAAACGGCAGCGATCGCAGTCGGGCAACGATCGGGAAAGTGCAAATCCTGCCCGGGGCTGCGAACACCGTCCCAGGATTGGTCGAATTTTCACTCGACGTGCGAGACACTTCCGAGGGGGTGCTGGAGGAGTTGTCTAGCGCCTTTCGCAAAGCCCTCTCGGCGATCGCTCGGCGACGTCATTTGATGTTCGAGTTCGAACAAAAAAGCTTCATCACGCCGGTGGCCTGCGACACGAACGTGGTGGAGGCGCTGATTAAACAAACCCAGCAACTGGGACTCGACTATCAAACCATGCCCAGCGGTGCGGCGCATGACGCCCAGATCATGGGAGGCATCGTGCCCATCGGAATGATCTTTGTCCCCAGCAAGAACGGACAAAGTCATTCGCCAGCCGAATGGACCGCGTGGTCCGATATCGAAGCGGGTGCCAACGTGATGTTGCAAACGCTGAGGTATTTATCGCAATGTTGA
- a CDS encoding cysteine hydrolase family protein — protein sequence MNDFHPSDDSHPEHIDPLKEVYHESFIDNPAHRDFLVDRDTALLCIDMQYLDAAPGHGVFRDAAQSGVSPEAQEYYFNRLDSTVLPNVRKLQDAFRSHELEVIHTRIQSLTQDGRDRGKGHKRLHLLAPPGSREADFLEAIAPLPERDEIVINKTASGVFSSTNLHYVLKNLGIESLFIVGVYTNECVETTVRDACDLGYLVTVVEDCCATVTPELHEASLATLRDRYARILTLDQACSTINRLVPS from the coding sequence ATGAACGATTTCCATCCCTCCGACGACTCTCATCCCGAACACATCGACCCGCTAAAGGAGGTCTATCATGAATCGTTTATTGACAACCCGGCCCATCGTGATTTTCTAGTCGATCGCGACACGGCGTTGTTGTGCATTGACATGCAATATCTCGACGCCGCCCCAGGGCATGGAGTGTTCCGTGATGCAGCTCAAAGTGGCGTTTCGCCCGAAGCCCAAGAATACTACTTCAATCGTCTCGACTCGACGGTATTGCCGAACGTGCGAAAACTGCAAGATGCGTTTCGCAGCCATGAATTGGAAGTGATTCACACGCGGATTCAATCGCTCACTCAAGACGGGCGTGACCGCGGCAAAGGGCACAAACGACTCCATTTGCTCGCCCCCCCCGGTTCGCGTGAAGCGGACTTCCTTGAAGCCATCGCGCCGCTTCCCGAGCGAGACGAGATCGTGATCAACAAAACGGCGAGTGGTGTATTCTCTTCCACCAACCTGCATTACGTGCTCAAGAATCTCGGCATCGAATCGTTGTTCATTGTCGGGGTGTATACCAATGAGTGCGTCGAAACGACCGTTCGCGATGCGTGCGATTTGGGCTACCTCGTCACGGTCGTAGAAGATTGTTGCGCCACGGTGACGCCTGAGTTGCACGAAGCCTCGTTGGCCACTTTGCGTGATCGCTATGCACGGATACTGACACTCGACCAAGCCTGCTCAACGATCAACCGACTGGTGCCGTCCTAA
- a CDS encoding AraC family transcriptional regulator has product MAHESQPALTDLALDETLPPWGVLVLESHHSPRFTMPWRSHQFVKLLYVLSGRGTLYVDPQDQPTMQYPFEVGDVIVVRGGDRNRIVDDPASASSLYVGCIATELLRFDPSIDAHLRSECYRRDGHLASRIASRLRRMIHWQNREDAARAIAMVTDAMQLIQWIVERQNTREDDSAKPFDAVQDGDASTRLSPVPPTPIRQKIQRYVKELQTQFYEATTIEAAARHLGIPRRRFTKLFAEITGATWLGYVRSLAIEHAKLRLRDSDIPIISIAFECGFNDLSTFYRQFKRQVGCSPLAYRERVSQMERGSQNKTDLGRHQSVDR; this is encoded by the coding sequence ATGGCCCACGAAAGCCAACCTGCGTTAACCGATCTCGCCCTCGACGAGACGCTGCCTCCGTGGGGGGTTTTGGTGTTAGAAAGCCATCACTCGCCACGCTTTACGATGCCGTGGCGGTCGCATCAATTCGTCAAACTTTTGTACGTGCTCAGCGGTCGCGGGACGCTCTACGTCGATCCGCAGGATCAACCGACGATGCAATATCCGTTCGAAGTGGGCGACGTGATCGTGGTCCGCGGCGGTGACCGGAATCGGATCGTCGATGATCCCGCTTCGGCGTCCAGCTTGTATGTGGGCTGTATCGCGACGGAGTTGCTCAGGTTTGACCCCAGTATTGACGCGCATTTGCGTTCGGAGTGCTATCGCCGCGACGGACATTTGGCCAGCCGAATTGCCAGCCGGCTGCGGCGAATGATCCACTGGCAAAACCGCGAGGATGCTGCGCGAGCGATCGCGATGGTGACCGATGCGATGCAATTGATCCAGTGGATTGTCGAACGACAAAACACGCGTGAGGATGATTCGGCAAAGCCCTTTGACGCCGTACAGGATGGGGACGCGAGCACTCGACTGTCCCCGGTCCCCCCAACTCCCATTCGCCAGAAAATCCAGCGGTATGTTAAGGAGTTGCAGACTCAATTCTATGAAGCGACCACGATCGAAGCGGCCGCTCGTCACTTGGGGATCCCACGCCGCCGTTTTACCAAGCTGTTTGCGGAGATCACCGGAGCGACGTGGTTGGGTTACGTTCGCTCGTTAGCGATTGAACATGCCAAGCTTCGCTTGCGTGATTCGGACATCCCGATCATTTCGATCGCCTTTGAATGCGGTTTCAATGACTTGTCGACGTTTTATCGCCAATTCAAACGCCAAGTCGGTTGCTCGCCCCTAGCCTATCGCGAACGAGTATCCCAAATGGAAAGGGGCTCCCAAAATAAAACCGACTTAGGACGGCACCAGTCGGTTGATCGTTGA
- a CDS encoding dihydrodipicolinate synthase family protein produces the protein MAELDPLSLLTPRRKITGMSAILLPFLENGQVDWSGFDAHVTRTLVAGLVPAVNMDTGYGHLIDAETRAEVLRRTRSIASGKQYVAGVFVNDTPGNHFNADAYTTGMNQIQTHDGTPILFQSYGLVEQSDQQIVNSYLELSKHCDSFLAFELGHMFAPFGKIYSLEVYEQLLGISNCAGAKHSSLSRLQEWERLVLKNRVRPDFMVLTGNDLAIDMVMYGSDYLLGLSTFAPDAFAKRDALWAAGDPAFYELNDLLQYLGAFAFRPNVPAYKHSAAMFMHLRGWIQTNLTHAQSPARPDSDLEVLESILQDLERLL, from the coding sequence GTGGCTGAATTGGATCCCCTCTCGCTCTTAACCCCGCGCCGCAAAATCACCGGTATGTCGGCAATCCTGCTGCCGTTTTTGGAAAACGGCCAGGTCGATTGGAGCGGGTTTGATGCCCACGTGACGCGGACGCTGGTGGCCGGCCTAGTTCCCGCGGTCAATATGGATACCGGCTATGGCCATTTGATCGATGCAGAGACCCGTGCCGAAGTGCTGCGGCGAACGCGATCGATCGCCTCAGGAAAGCAGTACGTCGCCGGCGTGTTCGTAAACGATACGCCCGGCAACCACTTCAACGCTGATGCTTATACCACCGGCATGAATCAGATCCAAACGCACGACGGCACTCCGATTCTGTTTCAAAGCTACGGTTTGGTGGAACAATCCGATCAACAGATCGTGAACTCCTATCTCGAGCTGAGCAAACATTGCGACTCGTTTTTGGCCTTTGAGCTTGGCCACATGTTTGCACCCTTCGGCAAGATTTATTCGCTCGAAGTGTACGAGCAACTGTTGGGAATCTCGAATTGTGCCGGAGCAAAGCATTCGTCACTCAGTCGCCTGCAAGAGTGGGAGCGATTGGTTCTCAAGAATCGCGTGCGTCCCGATTTCATGGTTTTGACCGGTAACGATCTCGCCATCGACATGGTGATGTATGGCAGCGATTACTTGCTGGGGCTAAGTACGTTTGCACCGGATGCGTTTGCAAAACGCGATGCGTTGTGGGCGGCTGGGGATCCAGCGTTTTATGAATTGAACGATTTGCTGCAATATCTCGGTGCGTTTGCATTTCGCCCCAACGTTCCTGCGTACAAGCATTCCGCAGCGATGTTCATGCACTTGCGTGGTTGGATCCAAACCAACCTCACGCACGCTCAATCTCCCGCTCGCCCCGACTCGGATCTCGAGGTATTGGAGAGCATTTTGCAAGACCTTGAGCGGTTGCTCTAA
- a CDS encoding oxidoreductase — MAYPRIASLKTHDQFLSRLTELGLELPSDENVQQGGASVLAQPIQLTHDLIGNRFCILPMEGWDGTTDGQPSELTRRRWKNFGISGAKLIWGGEAVAVRHDGRANPNQLLLTEANLKSIESLRLDLVSAHESRFGNSDDLLVGLQLTHSGRYARPNEKARAEPLIPQHNPALDPRLGITDDSTLLSDDDLKRLIDDFIGAAVRSQKAGYRFVDIKHCHGYLGHELLSGFDRVGEFGGSFENRTRFLREIVAGIRSEAAGLELGVRISLFDFVPYRPGEDRVGVPDEKADPRLAFGGDGSGHGIDLAEPSRLMQLFEELGIQLVCTTAGSPYYNPHIQRPAYFPPSDGYQPPEDPLVGVVRQIQATAKIKQMHPNLTLVGSGYTYLQDWLPNVAQAVVRTGMADSIGLGRMVLSYPDLPADVIDGNVMTRKKVCRTFSDCTTAPRNGIVSGCYPLDPFYKAMPERKQLADLKSKA; from the coding sequence ATGGCTTACCCTCGCATTGCAAGTTTAAAAACGCACGACCAATTCCTGTCTCGACTCACGGAGCTTGGACTGGAATTGCCAAGCGATGAAAACGTCCAACAGGGCGGTGCATCGGTGCTCGCGCAACCCATTCAGCTGACCCACGATCTGATTGGAAATCGTTTTTGCATTTTGCCGATGGAAGGTTGGGACGGCACGACCGACGGTCAACCGAGCGAGTTGACACGTCGCCGATGGAAGAATTTTGGCATCAGTGGTGCGAAATTGATTTGGGGCGGGGAAGCGGTCGCGGTGCGCCACGACGGACGGGCGAACCCCAACCAACTGCTCTTGACCGAAGCCAATCTGAAGTCAATCGAGTCGCTGCGTTTGGACCTCGTTTCCGCTCACGAGTCGCGTTTTGGCAACAGCGATGATCTGTTGGTGGGTCTGCAACTGACCCATTCGGGACGTTATGCCCGACCCAATGAAAAAGCTCGCGCTGAGCCGTTGATCCCGCAGCACAACCCTGCGCTCGACCCGCGTCTCGGGATCACCGATGATTCAACGTTACTTAGCGATGACGATCTGAAACGATTGATCGACGACTTCATCGGGGCCGCCGTGCGGTCGCAAAAAGCGGGCTATCGCTTCGTCGATATCAAGCATTGCCATGGGTATCTGGGGCACGAGTTGTTAAGTGGTTTCGATCGCGTGGGCGAATTTGGGGGCTCGTTTGAAAATCGCACACGGTTCCTGCGAGAGATTGTTGCGGGGATTCGCTCGGAAGCTGCCGGACTTGAACTAGGCGTGCGGATCAGTCTGTTTGACTTTGTTCCCTATCGCCCGGGCGAGGACCGCGTCGGGGTGCCGGATGAGAAAGCGGATCCCCGATTGGCCTTCGGCGGCGATGGGTCAGGCCACGGAATCGATCTGGCGGAACCGTCGCGTTTGATGCAGCTTTTCGAAGAACTGGGGATCCAATTGGTTTGTACCACGGCGGGAAGCCCGTACTACAATCCTCATATCCAACGCCCCGCCTACTTTCCACCGAGCGATGGGTATCAGCCTCCTGAAGATCCCTTGGTCGGCGTCGTTCGCCAGATTCAAGCGACGGCCAAGATCAAACAAATGCATCCGAATTTGACGCTCGTGGGTTCGGGGTACACCTATCTGCAAGACTGGTTACCGAACGTGGCACAAGCCGTGGTGCGAACCGGGATGGCCGATTCGATTGGCTTGGGACGGATGGTGTTGTCGTATCCCGATCTGCCCGCCGATGTCATTGACGGTAACGTGATGACGCGAAAGAAAGTGTGCCGCACCTTTAGTGACTGCACGACCGCGCCACGCAACGGCATCGTTAGCGGATGTTATCCCTTGGATCCTTTCTACAAAGCGATGCCCGAACGCAAACAATTGGCGGATCTAAAAAGCAAAGCGTGA
- a CDS encoding Gfo/Idh/MocA family protein produces the protein MTIGIGIMGCGMIAGFHSKAIADAAGAKLVGCADRRAEKAAAFAAENNCKAYESLEAMLADPEIQAVSICTPSGAHLEPALLAAKAGKHLLVEKPLEITTDRCDQIIKACDDAGVQIGVTFQSRFHQSSQLMKKAVEAGRFGKVTMGDAYVKWYRTQEYYDSGAWRGTWDLDGGGALMNQAIHNVDLLLWLMGDVVEISAMMDTMTHERIEVEDIVVANLRFANGALGVIEATTTAYPGALKRIEISGSEGSAVIEEEDIHTWKFLNEDESDEDIRQSMADKTSTGGGAADPSSIGHHGHMLLVEELVAAIKENRPCVIDGREGRRSVAVIEAIYESARSGKRVKLG, from the coding sequence ATGACGATTGGAATTGGCATTATGGGTTGCGGCATGATCGCCGGCTTTCACTCCAAGGCGATCGCGGATGCGGCAGGAGCCAAATTGGTCGGTTGTGCCGACCGTCGAGCTGAGAAGGCTGCCGCCTTTGCTGCCGAAAACAACTGCAAAGCCTACGAGTCCTTGGAAGCCATGTTGGCCGATCCAGAGATTCAAGCCGTTTCGATCTGTACCCCCAGCGGGGCACACCTGGAACCCGCTTTGCTCGCCGCCAAAGCCGGCAAGCATCTGTTGGTCGAAAAGCCCCTGGAAATCACCACCGATCGCTGTGACCAAATCATCAAAGCGTGTGACGACGCCGGCGTGCAAATCGGGGTCACCTTCCAAAGTCGTTTTCACCAATCCAGCCAATTGATGAAAAAAGCGGTCGAAGCGGGACGTTTCGGCAAAGTCACGATGGGCGATGCCTACGTGAAGTGGTATCGCACCCAAGAGTACTATGACAGCGGTGCTTGGCGTGGGACTTGGGATCTCGATGGCGGCGGCGCCTTGATGAACCAAGCGATTCATAACGTCGATTTGCTGCTTTGGTTGATGGGCGATGTCGTCGAGATCAGCGCGATGATGGACACCATGACTCACGAGCGAATCGAAGTCGAAGACATTGTCGTGGCGAATTTGCGATTCGCCAACGGAGCACTCGGCGTGATCGAAGCAACCACGACCGCCTACCCCGGAGCGCTCAAGCGAATTGAGATCAGCGGCAGCGAAGGCTCCGCCGTCATCGAAGAGGAAGACATCCACACATGGAAGTTCCTCAACGAAGACGAAAGCGATGAAGACATTCGCCAATCGATGGCTGACAAAACGTCAACCGGCGGTGGCGCCGCCGATCCGTCTTCGATCGGGCACCACGGCCACATGTTGCTTGTCGAAGAGCTTGTTGCGGCGATTAAAGAAAATCGGCCGTGTGTGATCGATGGTCGCGAAGGCCGCCGCAGCGTGGCCGTGATCGAAGCGATTTACGAAAGCGCACGCAGCGGCAAACGAGTGAAACTGGGCTAA
- the mfd gene encoding transcription-repair coupling factor yields the protein MAHATVTTAKSLHDLPRLLNEAAGIAAQVKKLRPRKLASGKPSRRTTNVELAFDGVWGSIRGLLAATLSQHSPNLLFLLPHAAEADIVAGDAIAFGLTDSISLPLSSGGQSSGNHHHRDAEFAERLQVLQRLQDRSPDDAAPLLVTAYIGGAMQRVPSRQRLDAATRVLKVGEQVNPEAIRRWLAEAGFAATTAVQFPGEFATRGGILDIFSADQPHPLRVEWFGDEIESIRRFDLGSQRSIEAVKEVEITAISGEDVEEKTDTETDSFALLADYLPEDTLVVLVDPQDCKASADAIIDRSGDDPRFVGFEELVGSLQKFRIAMASSLNEAVDGKVIDLQSASADGFAVTLDEACKRIDTVASNHDIVLVGDTAADSERLSELLRDTEANSRGRLHLTVAELSGGFRLTGLEVLVLTGAELFHRSPVRRGRSRARGKPIADLLRLDVGDLVVHLSHGIGLYRGLQQIEKNGQHLEHLTIEFDGGSKIYVPASRIGLVQRYVGGTKTQPRLAKIGSQAWQRQRKAAESAVTDMASELLEMQAERTSRRGISFDADSAWQRQFDASFPYVETDDQVTAIDASKNDMVTPKPMDRLICGDVGFGKTEVAMRAAFKAVISGYQVAVLVPTTVLAEQHYHSFCARMAEFPVEIAKLSRFCTAAEQRETVKQLRRGKVDIVVGTHRLASKDVDFTNLGLVIVDEEQRFGVAVKERLKTLYSNVDVMTLSATPIPRTLHMALVGVRDISNLETPPAERMAVETKVTRWEDHMIRTAIVRELNRGGQLFFIHNRIGDMHAVADKIRRIVPEVRIGIGHGQMGEGELERVMVDFIEHKFDLLLATTIVESGIDIPNANTIFIDDADRYGLSDLHQLRGRVGRYKHQAYAYLMVAPHKHLTPEASKRLRAIEEFSHMGAGFAISMRDLEIRGAGNLLGSQQSGHIAAIGYEMYCQLLEDAVRQAQKLPPKLSADVDIDLPVEAYLPDDYVPDLRHKIDLYRRIARIENAAQIKEVRVELRDRFGPLPNPAKRMLELAELRLDAAAWQIAAITYDARFIVLHYSDRKRIDQLGRQSSIAIRIVDHRRAYIPTKDYDMEVDAAGTSWLQLARAALHLG from the coding sequence TTGGCTCACGCCACTGTCACAACCGCCAAGAGTTTGCACGATTTACCTCGTTTGTTGAACGAGGCTGCGGGGATTGCTGCGCAGGTCAAAAAATTGCGTCCCCGCAAACTCGCTTCGGGCAAGCCATCGCGGCGAACGACCAACGTCGAGTTGGCGTTTGACGGGGTTTGGGGCTCGATTCGAGGGCTTTTGGCTGCCACGCTCTCCCAGCACAGCCCCAATTTGCTATTCCTGCTGCCTCATGCGGCGGAAGCTGACATTGTCGCCGGCGATGCGATCGCATTCGGATTGACCGATTCGATCTCGTTGCCGCTCTCCTCCGGCGGACAATCCTCAGGCAATCACCACCACCGTGACGCCGAATTTGCGGAGCGGTTGCAGGTCCTACAGCGGCTGCAGGACCGATCCCCCGACGACGCGGCCCCCTTGTTGGTGACCGCATATATCGGCGGGGCGATGCAACGCGTCCCCTCACGCCAACGGCTCGACGCCGCAACGCGGGTGTTGAAGGTGGGCGAACAGGTGAATCCCGAAGCGATTCGGCGGTGGTTGGCCGAAGCCGGGTTCGCAGCGACCACGGCGGTCCAATTTCCGGGTGAGTTTGCCACCCGCGGTGGGATCTTGGATATCTTTTCGGCCGATCAACCCCATCCTCTCCGGGTGGAGTGGTTCGGTGACGAGATCGAATCCATCCGACGCTTCGATTTGGGCAGCCAGCGAAGTATCGAAGCGGTCAAGGAGGTCGAGATCACCGCGATCAGCGGCGAGGATGTCGAAGAGAAAACCGATACCGAAACCGACTCCTTCGCGCTGCTAGCCGATTACTTGCCCGAAGACACCTTGGTCGTGTTGGTAGATCCCCAGGACTGCAAGGCCTCGGCCGACGCGATCATCGATCGATCGGGAGACGACCCACGTTTTGTTGGCTTTGAAGAGCTCGTGGGCTCGCTACAAAAATTTCGCATCGCGATGGCCAGCTCGCTGAACGAGGCGGTCGATGGCAAGGTGATCGATTTGCAATCCGCCAGCGCCGATGGGTTTGCGGTGACGCTCGACGAGGCCTGCAAGCGAATCGATACGGTCGCCAGTAACCACGACATCGTGTTGGTGGGCGACACGGCGGCGGACAGCGAACGGTTGTCCGAATTGCTGCGTGACACCGAGGCGAACTCACGCGGCCGGTTGCACTTGACCGTCGCGGAGCTGAGCGGTGGATTCCGCTTGACCGGTCTCGAGGTTTTGGTGCTGACCGGCGCCGAGCTTTTTCATCGCAGCCCCGTGCGACGGGGGCGATCACGGGCACGTGGCAAACCGATTGCCGATTTGCTGCGGCTCGACGTCGGAGACCTTGTGGTCCATCTGTCTCACGGCATCGGTTTGTATCGCGGTTTGCAGCAGATCGAAAAGAACGGCCAGCATCTCGAGCATTTAACGATCGAGTTTGATGGCGGCAGCAAAATTTACGTACCGGCGTCACGGATCGGGCTGGTGCAACGTTACGTGGGCGGCACGAAGACGCAGCCACGACTGGCCAAAATCGGCAGCCAAGCGTGGCAACGCCAACGCAAAGCAGCGGAGTCGGCGGTCACCGACATGGCGAGCGAATTGCTGGAGATGCAGGCCGAACGAACGTCGCGACGCGGGATCTCGTTCGATGCCGATTCGGCGTGGCAACGACAATTCGACGCCAGTTTTCCGTATGTCGAAACCGATGACCAAGTCACCGCCATCGACGCCTCTAAAAACGACATGGTGACGCCCAAGCCGATGGACCGGTTGATTTGTGGAGACGTTGGCTTTGGCAAGACCGAGGTCGCGATGCGAGCCGCTTTTAAAGCGGTGATCAGCGGCTATCAAGTCGCCGTGCTCGTACCCACCACCGTGCTCGCCGAACAGCACTACCACAGTTTCTGTGCTCGAATGGCCGAATTCCCTGTGGAAATCGCTAAGTTGAGCCGGTTTTGCACGGCCGCCGAGCAACGTGAAACGGTCAAACAACTGCGCCGCGGCAAAGTCGACATCGTAGTGGGAACGCACCGTTTGGCCAGCAAGGATGTGGACTTCACCAACCTCGGACTCGTGATCGTCGACGAAGAGCAGCGGTTTGGTGTCGCGGTCAAGGAGCGTTTGAAGACGTTGTATAGCAATGTTGATGTGATGACGCTTTCGGCAACACCGATCCCCCGCACCTTGCACATGGCGCTCGTCGGGGTTCGTGACATCAGCAACCTGGAAACGCCTCCCGCCGAACGAATGGCGGTCGAGACGAAGGTCACACGCTGGGAAGATCACATGATTCGCACCGCGATCGTGCGTGAATTGAATCGTGGCGGACAACTCTTCTTTATCCACAATCGCATCGGGGACATGCACGCGGTAGCAGATAAAATCCGTCGCATTGTTCCCGAAGTGCGCATCGGCATCGGTCATGGACAAATGGGCGAAGGGGAACTCGAACGAGTGATGGTCGATTTTATCGAGCACAAGTTTGATCTGCTGTTGGCGACCACCATCGTCGAAAGCGGCATCGACATCCCCAATGCGAATACGATTTTCATTGACGATGCGGATCGTTACGGGTTGAGCGATCTGCATCAGTTACGAGGCCGTGTGGGACGGTACAAACATCAAGCGTACGCGTATTTGATGGTAGCCCCGCACAAGCATTTGACGCCCGAAGCGTCCAAACGCTTGCGCGCGATCGAAGAATTCAGTCACATGGGAGCGGGCTTCGCGATTTCGATGCGCGACCTTGAAATCCGCGGCGCAGGCAACTTATTGGGCAGCCAACAAAGTGGTCATATCGCCGCGATCGGTTACGAGATGTATTGCCAATTGCTCGAGGACGCGGTGCGTCAGGCTCAGAAGTTGCCGCCGAAATTGTCGGCCGACGTCGATATCGACCTGCCCGTGGAAGCCTATTTGCCGGACGACTATGTGCCCGATTTACGCCACAAAATCGATCTCTACCGCCGCATCGCGAGGATCGAGAATGCGGCGCAAATCAAGGAGGTTCGCGTGGAGTTGCGGGATCGATTTGGCCCGCTACCCAATCCTGCAAAACGGATGCTAGAACTTGCGGAGTTGCGGCTGGATGCGGCGGCGTGGCAGATCGCAGCAATCACGTATGATGCCCGCTTCATCGTGCTGCACTACTCCGACCGCAAACGGATTGACCAACTGGGGCGACAAAGTTCGATCGCCATTCGCATCGTCGATCATCGCCGCGCCTACATTCCCACCAAAGACTATGACATGGAAGTCGATGCCGCAGGGACAAGTTGGTTGCAACTCGCCCGGGCGGCGTTGCATCTCGGGTAG
- a CDS encoding fatty acid desaturase family protein: MPIHHAADIRSILWVMIAITLVVIQYSDPRWVVYLSPISCYLAIACGTISHNHNHRATFKSPRWNTWFGHVLTLFYGYPTLMWVPTHNLNHHQFVNRPGDATATWRYTNQHRLWVVLTYPFVSGYFQSFPIREYISKVKNGKPKLYARIRLQYTIWMGGYIGLGVLAALLYHNQQTGLGLYLWFFSVILPAILSSTVIMFFNFVQHIHTDAWSEHDHSRNFTGWWFNFLFFNNGYHTAHHEHPGMHWSQLPKAHAAIAATINPKLNEGNLLWFVFRQYVLSPVFPAFGTQQIGPFPGDETSSSSP; encoded by the coding sequence ATGCCAATTCATCATGCTGCCGATATTCGATCGATTCTTTGGGTGATGATCGCCATCACCTTGGTCGTGATTCAATATTCCGACCCGCGCTGGGTGGTTTATTTGAGTCCGATCAGTTGCTATTTAGCGATCGCCTGCGGCACGATTTCTCACAATCACAACCACCGAGCGACGTTCAAGTCTCCGCGTTGGAACACTTGGTTCGGTCATGTTTTGACGCTGTTCTATGGCTATCCGACGCTAATGTGGGTGCCGACGCACAACTTGAATCATCATCAATTTGTAAACCGTCCCGGCGATGCGACCGCGACTTGGCGATACACCAATCAACACCGCCTTTGGGTCGTGCTGACTTATCCCTTTGTGTCAGGCTACTTTCAAAGCTTCCCCATTCGCGAGTACATCAGCAAAGTAAAAAACGGCAAGCCGAAGCTGTACGCCCGCATTCGGCTTCAGTACACGATTTGGATGGGCGGCTACATTGGGTTAGGCGTATTGGCGGCCTTGCTTTACCACAATCAACAAACCGGATTGGGGTTGTATTTGTGGTTTTTCTCGGTGATTTTGCCCGCGATTTTGTCGAGCACGGTGATCATGTTCTTTAACTTTGTCCAGCACATTCACACCGACGCGTGGTCCGAGCATGACCACTCACGCAACTTTACCGGATGGTGGTTCAATTTTCTGTTTTTCAACAACGGTTATCATACCGCCCACCACGAACACCCCGGAATGCACTGGAGCCAATTGCCAAAAGCACATGCGGCGATCGCAGCTACGATTAATCCAAAATTGAATGAAGGCAATTTACTTTGGTTTGTATTTCGCCAATACGTATTGTCGCCCGTGTTCCCAGCGTTTGGCACCCAACAGATCGGCCCTTTCCCAGGCGACGAAACAAGCTCCTCTAGTCCTTGA